The window CAAAGTTCAACATTGGTTGAAGTCCTTGCGAAAGCAGATATTCGTACAGATGAGGTCGCTGGGATTGGGATCACGAACCAACGTGAAACTACCATCGTATGGGAAAAAGCCACAGGTAAGCCCGTTTATAATGCGATTGTGTGGCAATGTCGCCGCACCGCTGATTTTTGTACGCATTTAAAACAAAATGACCGCGATTTAGAAGAATATATTCGCCAAAATACCGGCCTGGTTGTCGACCCCTATTTCTCCGGAACCAAAGTAAAATGGATTTTAGATCATGTAGAAGGTGCCCGTGAACGTGCCGAGAAAGGTGAATTACTATTTGGGACTGTCGATACTTGGCTCGTTTGGAAAATGACGCAAGGGCGTGTTCATGTCACCGACTACACCAATGCTTCTCGAACCATGTTGTTCAATATCCGTAACCTTGAATGGGATGATAAAATCCTCAAAGCACTGAATATTCCACGTGCGATGCTCCCAGAGGTGCGCCCTTCTTCCGAAGTCTACGGGCAAACCAATATTGGGGGAAAAGGCGGAACACGTATTCCAATCTCCGGGATGGCAGGTGACCAACAAGCCGCACTTTATGGTCAGCTGTGTGTCAAACCAGGAATGGCAAAAAATACCTATGGCACTGGTTGTTTCCTACTTCTGAACACCGGCGAAACTGCTGTACGCTCAAATCACGGCCTACTGACAACTATCGCATGCGGCCCAAAAGGCGAAGTCAATTATGCCCTTGAAGGTGCCGTATTTGTTGGAGGAGCCTCAATTCAATGGTTGCGTGATGAATTGAAATTGATTGATGAGTCAACTGACTCTGAGTATTTTGCTACTAAAGTGAAAGACAGTAACGGCGTGTATGTTGTTCCTGCCTTTACAGGTTTAGGTGCTCCTTATTGGGACCCGTATGCGCGTGGAGCAATCTTTGGCTTAACCCGTGGCGCAAACCGCAACCATATTATCCGCGCAACATTAGAATCTATCGCTTATCAAACCCGTGATGTACTTGATGCCATGCAAGCAGACTCAGGTGAACGCTTAAAAGCACTGCGCGTTGATGGGGGCGCTGTCGCTAATAATTTCTTA is drawn from Providencia huaxiensis and contains these coding sequences:
- the glpK gene encoding glycerol kinase GlpK, encoding MTTETTIAKKYIVALDQGTTSSRAVVLDHDANIVSISQREFTQIYPKPGWVEHDPMEIWASQSSTLVEVLAKADIRTDEVAGIGITNQRETTIVWEKATGKPVYNAIVWQCRRTADFCTHLKQNDRDLEEYIRQNTGLVVDPYFSGTKVKWILDHVEGARERAEKGELLFGTVDTWLVWKMTQGRVHVTDYTNASRTMLFNIRNLEWDDKILKALNIPRAMLPEVRPSSEVYGQTNIGGKGGTRIPISGMAGDQQAALYGQLCVKPGMAKNTYGTGCFLLLNTGETAVRSNHGLLTTIACGPKGEVNYALEGAVFVGGASIQWLRDELKLIDESTDSEYFATKVKDSNGVYVVPAFTGLGAPYWDPYARGAIFGLTRGANRNHIIRATLESIAYQTRDVLDAMQADSGERLKALRVDGGAVANNFLMQFQSDILGTPVERPEVRESTALGAAYLAGLAVGFWSNLDELQSKATIERVFKPGIETTERNFKYEGWKKAVARAQEWEDRG